tcttccttgctgcgccgcgcgcggccgcgtagctaccacatgacgtcataacagctgcaaaagcggaggctcaactcgtgcgctcgcttgcggccgcgtagctacatagccgggtctcagctcgtgcgctcgcctgcggtcgcacagatggtactgcggcataactcccgctcctcccgctagggcactgacgtcacaacagctgcaagccgggctcaactcttgcgctcgcccgcggtcgcacagccggtgctgcggcctagCTCTCGCCTACTTTACTGATCACcacagcgtatttattggtttgaaaataaaggaataagcacagtaacgcatgagttgtttctttgtctagccgaaccaaatatagccaagcaacagcagttcaccaggctaaacagtggttcaacaactaaaataaaggctagcatgcttcgcatcctgggcttaaccttagctaagccacagccattttttttgctgcgtttTCTACTTCGCATTGTTTACCGATGCTGACCCAATGAAAGCACGAAAGCTGTTGAGCgctaaatatagtccgacgtagcgtgagcgcgcgcgcacgcgttacgtcacgttggcgagaacaacggCGTCATAGTTCGACCGGTGGTTCGACGCagtggcgcagccaacgtaaccggacgcggctACCGCGCTCCGACGCGCACGGCGTCGAACGACGTTcgtccgcgcgccgataacgtcggactgtAAATGCGCCTTTAATCAATCTTCGGTGTGACGCGAGCTTCGCTGATAATGAATGCTTGCCTCTGGAAACTTCCAAAATGTTTAGTTCGCAAAGATGTTAGACATATACAGAGAGATGCCACGTCTTTGGTGCGGCTTAGGCATGCGTCTTGCTTGGGCCAGCAAATCGCTCTATCATAGTCGGTTTATTTGTATGATCAGTGTCCAAGCACAGTcgaaactatttctttttctgtttatgGCACTCGTTTTATTTACCTGTACTCCGGTCACTATGTTGGCGAGCCTAAAATGGAAAAGTGAATAAACACACCAACAGCAGCAGCTGCGCAATACAAGAGAGTGTCTTTGAAGCTACCACGCATTTACACGTGAAAAACAATTCCACTGTAGAAGGCAGGAAGTATCTGCCCAGCTGAAGCACACGAGTATGCTGCTGACGGCACCACTGGTTGACTCTTGCTGACACCAGTCACTCGAAACCTTGAAAATATGGAAATCTTACCTTCCGTTGTCCTCCATGATTGTAAGAAGCTTCCTCGGTTCTTGTGCGGCGTGTCCTGGGATTTGCGTGTCgttgcagctgttcagcggaagcAGGTGAACCTTGGTTCCTTCCTCGACCGGTAATAGATACGAAGATTGCGAGGCGCAGGTGTCCGTTCGGTATTGAACAAGGATAACGCACGACAAATGCGCATTTGCTGTCGACGAATCGCAGAAACTGCGAAAAACTTTCCCACGTAAGTTTACCGCTAGAGAAACGCGAGTGTAGTACTGGTAGTAGTGCCACTAGGGTGACCAGCTAGGCTAGTTTCGGTTCTGGCAACAGCGTGGTCATGTATCTGGTTCCCAACGGAAAATAAATACCTTTTACATATTTGGCTCTTCAGAACCTGCAGGTAAAGAAAAAATATAGAAGTGTGTGTAGAAAAATGTGTGTTTGCTACTATTTTCTCGTTTTGGCGTACTTTTTTGTATTTGGTCGCTTCATTTGTTGCGCCAGCAGGCGGCGCTTCCGCTGTCATCGCTTCGGCTGCCGTTCTGTTCGTCTGCTCCTGACGCTCTGCACAACTGCGCGCCCCTGCCGTCTGCCGTGCGCTACAAGATGTCTCTAAATCGGCCAGTGTCTCAGCATTTTAGGGAAAACCGAAGAAAGGACACATGGCATTCTGTGTGGCTCTACAGCGGGCCAACACGAGGAGGGACAGCATTGCCCATTTCTTGTACTTCCAGAAAGGTAAGCCCCTTTTTTCATGGAGTCGTTAGGTAGAGAAGAACCGCTAACGTTATGCAATGGCTATAAGACGAAAGCAACGCCTTCCGTACGCTGTAAGTTTACCTGTGATGTGTAAATAAATCGAGGCTGCCTATCGACAGCACCTCCCTAGTTGAGTGAGCGAGCCAAATCGCTGACGTTAATTGCGCTTCTCTGTGTCTCGGTGACTGCTGTTCGTTTCTTGCTGTACGGACGAGGAATTAGGTtagcaaaatagaagtgaggcgtgcagacgaacgtgctgtccacttctctactcttgtgtcctgtctgcacgcctcacttctattttgctaACCTAATTCCTtgtctactcttgtgtcctgtctgcacgcctcacttctattttgcataatgaatccttaccaactagctcagctttctgtcgttctaagaatTAGGTTAGACAGcattggcgggggggggggggtgcttgcaTGTTGTCCTTGGTTGTGCATTGCAAGCCGCCTATAGAGGTTCGCAAGGCGGGGAAACCAATTGAAGGAGCACTGCGATaacgcaaaaatcactgcaagcACAGTCTTCTTCGCGTTGTCTGTTTCGGCGACGGACGCATTTTACGCTACGCAGCGAAATGTGTGTCGCCAGAAACCCCGCCTACGATTTAATTTCGCCGCACTGCATCTCGTCGCCTTGCGGTTTGACTTCGTTGGCTTCTTTCCTTCGACGGCCGCGCGACGCATGTGATGATGAAAATGACACGACAAATCTGCACGAAAGACGAAAGCAACGCCTTCCGTACGCTGTAAGTTTATCTGTGGCGTGTAAATACATCAAGGCTGCCTATCGACAGCACCTCCTGAGTTGAGTGAGTGAGCCAAACCGCTGACGGAAATTGCGCTTCTCTTTATCTCGGCGACTGCTGTTCGTTTCTTGCTGACGATGTTTAAATGCTTGCTGTACGGCCGAGAAGGTTTGCGATTCCGTCATGCAAACCTTCTAAAGCGCATCTAGTTAAGGACGGCAATTGTTAGCTCTTATACTGGCATCAAAGCTCTGAACTGCTTGCCGTCAAAACAACCTTAAAAAAAACCTGACAAAAAAATTGCGCTTTCCCCAGAAagacgaagcaccgattgcgTTAGCGAATGATTAGACAGGCATACGAAGTCAAGATAGGCTCTATAAATCTTTATCGGCTCTATAGGCGTGTGTACACTCCTTTACTAACAAAATTAACCGGCATGGTGGCACGCGCGCGCAGGCAAACGaacaaatctcactcgatgactgcggacactcgctaTTAGAACGCTGGCGAAAGGAagagcggcagcggcagcgagcgaattgcctTTCGCGttgcctctcgtttcaacgcgaagcggcgagaacacagcgcaggcGAAGCCATCAGCCTTCGGCGCTCCTAGACTTGGCACCCAAAGCAGGTTACTTTCAGGACAGGGCAACGCATACCCGCGCCCCGTCTTCCAACCGcccgtacagtcgcgatcaatttcaaggtgatcgcgcgagcacCGACCGGCGGGCCTcccaagcagcatagcggccgatttcggaactgcgaagataaaaattgcgctgccttcttcccctattATGCTCTTCTAGGCTGCAACCATCACCCCCGAGACCAACTAGCCACATTTTTGTGTctgtttccctttcatggcaatgatctgtgtgcgtcgcttcctcgggctaacaatgacgcctctgtgcaaaagctcataacgcaatcgaaatgaattcgcaagttatgccgtgaacggtgacgggagggacagcttttcagggaacagcaaaagagagagaggggagctatctgatctttccctctcgaccgacggtgaagacgtaacgtggcgctgctcctagttttggtcgccgctcgagcgatcaccttcaaatggATAGCAACTGTACAGCCTTGcgcacgcgacggaagacagcaCCCTCTctccccaccttcctcccttACACGCGCGAGTTGAGGTCACCATCCGTCTCGGCTCACCTTCGTACCCTTTCTCTCGAACCTACAGCATACGGTGAGTGGCCGCGGTCATATCCTACTCGGATTTTATATGGAACATCGCGGCAATGACGccagaaattcgcctggagtcgGAGGCGGTGATATCGTCTCAGACGCCTTTTGTTTCTGGGCGCCACTTGATTAATGCAACTTGGTGAATTACGCGCATATATACCTGTGCAATTTACTGCTTATCTAGAGGCTGCCGATCTGGACGCTCGCGTGATGAGAGTAACGCGAGTGTGACTTATTTTTCCGGAAGTAAAAAAAGAACTGGTGCAGTGATAAAAGACGCCTGCTGTGTTAACAGAGCAGAAAAGACCGAACAAAGAAGGAGCGATACTCGGAGGGACCGTTGTTTGCAGCGCTGCATAGCACTTCATTTCCCGGTGAACGCTTGCGTTTGAGTTTCCCACATGTCTGCGAATCTGACTCGTCACGCCGCATCAGTTACAACCACCGTATCATCTC
This genomic window from Dermacentor albipictus isolate Rhodes 1998 colony chromosome 9, USDA_Dalb.pri_finalv2, whole genome shotgun sequence contains:
- the LOC135908575 gene encoding uncharacterized protein isoform X4 → MEILPSVVLHDCKKLPRFLCGVSWDLRVVAAVQRKQAALPLSSLRLPFCSSAPDALHNCAPLPSAVRYKMSLNRPVSQHFRENRRKDTWHSVWLYSGPTRGGTALPISCTSRKAGNARAMAPSTWILLAVLYVWTPLITSEEEVTTATAGGEVTRMRRLLFGTDKPCKTFGEQGPLPGNKKE